In the Primulina tabacum isolate GXHZ01 chromosome 15, ASM2559414v2, whole genome shotgun sequence genome, ACAAAttgttaattttaaaatttcatataaacaacatTTTTTCCTTGAATTTTAGCGTTAAGCAACTGATACTTTTATTATGGAGAAACTGATTCCTTGATATATAGGCAAAATTTATTACAAAATTTCTATAAAATTATTGTTgaatataaatcataatatatatatatatatatatataagcaactGATACTTTTATTATGGAGAAACTGATTCCTTGATATATAGGCAAAATTTATTACAAAATTTCTATAAAATTATTGTTgaatataaatcataatatatatatatatatatatatatatatatatcatatttgtTATTTAACTCATAATCCCTTCCTTCAAATCCGAAagctaaatttcatttttcatttgTCTTAAATATATAATCAGTacttatatttaatattattttctaaGTTTTTACCAATTTACCCCtataaaatattaatcataTACATTAGTTACTCCCAAAAATTTTATATCCTATCAAAACACTCCTTAAATAACGGTAAAGTAGAAAATTTCTAGgtgaattttttaatatatatatcagtTTTGATATGCTGCACATCTACCGTGCACACCTATGTGAGCACCGATGAAGTATCATTCACcatgaaatatagaaaaattgtgCATCCAATGGGTGATTGACACCTCAACAATACCCACATAGATGTACAGAATATCAAAACTATAATGTAAAAATAGGCAGGCCTGTCCGGATGGATTGGATGCAGGGGGTGTATATTCGATTCCTAGTATATTTTATAGTATTGGGCTTGGCTGATTAAAGAGGGCCATTCAGAGGCCTGTTTAGTATATTGGGCCTATGGAACATTAGAATTTCGGTCGACGAGTATTCAGGATTCACTTCCACTGAACCCTTGTTTGAAACCTGAATCGCAAGTACTATTACATTGCAGTATAATCAATCCAAACCCTAAATGAATAGTGattgatattttaatttttgggaGATTACATATTCTTTTGCTAATGCCACGGTAAGTCGATATTAGCTCATTTCTCTGTAAATCCATTTTTGTTTGGTTTTGCATGTGAATTTTTTGGTTTCAACTGATGGGAATGGCGTGTGGTTGCAGGTACTATTGCGATTACTGCGACACTTATTTGACGCATGATTCTGTGAGAGTTCACTTTCCGCATTTTgacttttgattttactttgaTTTTTAcgattcttttttaaaaaaaatgtaaatgcAAGAATTATGATTCTGATTGATAGTTAATTTGTCAGTTTACCTGTTTGAATGTGGAGGTATTTGTTGATATgcttgttttgatttttttgataaagaatgtttattttttgttaattaGATTATATGTTAATAAGAGACTTTGCGGTGCTGGAATGTGATTTCGCGAAAATTATATGCCTTAATTTTGATGAATTCAGAGATATGGTGAGCAAAATGATTTAACAGGACTTGTTCAGTTTATCTAGAGTAATGATCGGGTGCTTGACAAAACAACTCCGGAAAGCTTTATAGTTGTTGCTCTTAGAGTCCTTGGGTCCGAGCTTGAACTAGTTAGAGTGGGATCTTCTAGATGTTTAGTTACCTTGCATGAATAATCCCACTTTCTTGACAGGGTAATATATATGGCCTTCTCACATTTTCTTTAATCCTAGGATTAATTGAAGCATTGGATATGTCAGAATAAAATCCAGTTGTCATACTTATGTCTGCATCCAACTTGTAATACTTTGATGTCATGGTGTGAATTGCTATATTTGGTCTTAAATGAACAGGTGAGAGCTTGCCATGGTCGACTGTAAAATAAACTTATAATGATGGTAATCGTCTGTCCTAAAGCAATCAATAATAGGAAAACTCGGTTAAGTTTATTTCTTGGGGTTAAGTTCCTATTTGTTATGCATTAGTTGCTATCTGCCAACAACAGTGACTTATAACTTCCATGGCTATAGTACCATTGAGGCATTGGCATTTCCCTCCTGGTCATTGAAATCTTTTCTCAAATGCTCTATGATAAATGATACGACATAATGGATCGTATTATCTGTTGGGCAGGTATCTGTTTGAATATTGGTAAATTCCATGCCCACTGGCAAGTACTAAGAAATAAGACTTTGAATCTACATGTCTAAACTTGCTTAATGGAATCAATATTTCAGTTTGTGTCGTTGCCATGCACAATATTTTTCACATTCACATCGCCAGGAGGACATATTCTGACATTTTTTAACTCTCTCAGCCTTCCGTAAGAAAGCAGCACAATGCTGGTTACAAACACAAGGTGAAGATACAAAAAATTGAAGTAGTGGATGGTTGATTCAGAAATCTGTTTGAATATTTAACCAGTGATGCCGAATGCTTATTGGTATGCAGGCAAATATAAGGGCTTATTACCAAAAGTTTGAGGAGCAGCAAACACAGATCCTGATCGATCAAAAGATCAAGGAGCATCTTGGGCAGACGGCAGTTTACCAACAGATTGGTACGGCTTATCATCAACATCTTGCTGCTTTCCCAGGGGGACGGCCACGAGTTCCTATGCTACCCCCTCCTATGTTGCCTATTCCAGGAGTGGTTGCCCCACATTCCACTTTGGGTGTCAGGCCTCCAGTTCTTTCAACACCTTTTCCAGTTGCCTCTGGTACGCAGGCAGCAGGCGATACCTTTTTGCATGTTTTTTGTACTAAAACATGACACGAGGAAGTCTGAGTCTAATCATATTCAATGACCGGGTAATGAATTTCAGGTTATGCAGCTACACAAATGGGAGCGCAGCCTCCATCCGCTTCATCCTTCCCCTTACCACCTAATGGGGTACCAATACTTCCAACTCTGATTGGGCCTTCACCAATGTCAGGAGCAGGGCCTCCCCCGAGCTCAAATGGTATGCAATCTGCTACTACACAATCAACATACGAGGTTAATCCCTCCGGAACTGCAGCTGGTCTTGCTACACCTACTGCTGGAGTATATTCTTATGCACGAGACTCCCCAAGCAGTAATTGATATAATGATGGATTGTAAATGGCGTGCGCGTACCCACCTATAATCTTGCATAACAAAGAAATATATCTTTCGTCGGGCAACTTTTCCTGCAAAATGTATACATCATTATGATTGCTCCGGCAAAGAATCTGTTTGACTTCAGCTATGGTATCATTCGAAAAGTGGGAGTTGTAAGACTATAGACAAAAGAATATGCATGTCATGTGCGAATGTAAATCAGGCTTGTCATCCTGCCTATTCTTTTGCTTTTCCTGACGGGGTTCGAGAGAGTACGATACATCCCCTTACCCCGAGCCCAGAAACATGTAGATTTTCTGCACAGCATGTTTGTCACGATCCATTGCATCTCGAATATTTTGACTAGTAATGTAAATGTTCTTACGTGCCATATAACACAGTGGCGTGTGTGCCTTGTCAGGCTAGGTGTATTGAACCATAATATTGTTAAAACTGTGGTGTATAATCATATCTGGTCTAGTATCACAGTAAATACGCTTTATAGATTGTGGACAAACCAGATTTAATATAATGATAATAAAGATTTGTATCAGACATAACAATTCACACGatgtaaaaataaagatttaTTCGATCCTACCTTTGGGCATTATCATTTATATCAAGGGTTGTTCCGACGATCATAAAGAGGTCATGTCACAGTGAGAAAACATGTGTGAATTCGATCAACTCATGGTAGAGGATAGTGTCTCAATTGGTCGAATTTGAAGCTTGATTTTAAGCTATTCAAATAGATCGTACTTAAATCTTAGCTTGGTCGTATAACCCAAACGGATCTATATAAAATAGTTTGTCAAGTTGTGAACCGATCTGTGTCGAGTGGGGACGACAATAGGTTGAGTTCGGATAGAATTTCATATCATATGTCTTCATCCACATTTGTTATATTCATCTTCATCCACATCGGATATTCAATTGCATCATCATCTTCATAACCGTCAGATGATTGAATATCCATACACTACCCAAATATCATAGTTACTACATataattgtatttttttaaatttgaattatttcgactaaactataaatatttactaaatcgttgaaaacaataaagaaaaaattatataaaaattagcaaattaaatattataaaaaatattcttTAAGATCTGCATTAATCCTCATACCCGAAGATCCTAATACCCGATTATCCATTTATTTAATGGGTAAAAAAAACTCCTTCGTACCTTTCTACATCTGAATCGGATATCGATTCTGAAGAAATTGTCATCTAGATGACCGGTTGGGATAGGTCCCAGTTAGACCGGTGGAAGGGTTTTGTGAAACATTAACATTTTAACTTAAATGTCTTTTTCGTTTTTCAAGTAGATAAAATTTAGGGAAAATTTGAAttgagaaaatatattttaaaaaagttttttttcccaatttaatcCAAAAAAATAATCCAGTCGCATATTTAACCAAAAAATGAAATGTTTAATTAACTTCTAACAATTTGGTTGCTTAAAGAATTTATGTAGCGAATTTCAAATCCGtccatttattaattttataaaaacttgtgtgagacggtattacgggtcgtattttgtgagacagatctcttatttgggtcatccatgaaaaggtattatattttatgctaagagtattactttttattgtgaatatcgggaggattgacccgtttcacagataaagattcgtgagaccgtgtgacaagagacatactctattaattttatgaaatgatTCATTTGTTAATTTATGGAAAGGTAGATGTACGTCATTCCAAATTCATTCTTCAAATTCTTGTCCAAATCCGACTACTCCATCTAATCAAATTATTTCAgcgcaatcttaattttaagCGAATTGGATTTGATAAGTTGTAAGGGGCGTTTTCCGGTTCCCATATTTCTGTTCACAGCTTTAATGAGGGCACAATTTACAATCATACGAATGCTTGAACAATTGCTTGCATGAAACTTGCCAAACATTTCGATGAACATGGAATGAACGATCGGCTATCGCATAACCGAATCATAGTTAGCTAAAAAAAACTTCTATAGACAATTTCTTAAATCAATTTGAGATAAACTGACTTCACGGTATCCTTATTCTCGATACTTCTTTCCTATAAGTTGAACAGAAAATGAATAGATTTGGATAAAAAATCATTATCAACAGAAAATGTTGATTTCTTAACTTTCATCTGTAAAATAGattcataaaatatatatatatatatatatatatatatatatatatatatattaggagGAGGAATAATAGGATTTTATTGCTACAAATACggattattgaaaataataagacATGGATTTAGATATTTCCCTTCAACTAATTGTGTTGTGTCCTAATCGTGCCAAATAAATGACGTTGTAAAGTTGAAAAAAATTCTCCGAAGagaacatgattttttttttatcaaacctCCTACCACGAGCCATAAAAATGGGTTAAGCATGTCTAGCGCCAAATAAATAGATTGGGTTGGCAATTTCCCCACCACCCTCCCCGTCAAATGGCGGGTTGACCGACCGTTCCGGCCAGTCAGCCTGTTTATATGATTCTGATTTCTCTGGAAAAGATGATT is a window encoding:
- the LOC142527926 gene encoding U1 small nuclear ribonucleoprotein C-like, with protein sequence MPRYYCDYCDTYLTHDSPSVRKQHNAGYKHKANIRAYYQKFEEQQTQILIDQKIKEHLGQTAVYQQIGTAYHQHLAAFPGGRPRVPMLPPPMLPIPGVVAPHSTLGVRPPVLSTPFPVASGYAATQMGAQPPSASSFPLPPNGVPILPTLIGPSPMSGAGPPPSSNGMQSATTQSTYEVNPSGTAAGLATPTAGVYSYARDSPSSN